One window of Burkholderia thailandensis E264 genomic DNA carries:
- a CDS encoding carbohydrate porin translates to MKKTVHHMLVTSGVASGLPLLLSLGVPHAALAQAASASAAASASESAAQASPAAAATSAALAIDGVQTRSAAPAPDAAATPAPTGFWERSNLFGDMGGLRSKLGDHGITLNLQETSEYLRNLSGGTSRGGAYGGLTQFGFSVDTEKAIGLPGGTFNVSGLQIHGTSLTSRNLQLLQTASGIEAEGTTRLWELWYQQSFANGRADVKIGQQSLDQEFMVSQYASTFINATFGWPVLPAVDMPAGGPAYPLSSLGVRLRAKPSDAWTVMAGVFDGNPAGGVGDAQQLNRHGTNFNLRNGALFIGELQYALNAPPADPKAPQPAGLPGMYKLGVWYNSERFADPRYDTNGVALADPASNGIAATHRGNYGFYAVADQMVWRPGADSPRSLNVFARVMGAPGDRNTVDFTLNAGVTLRAPFAGRDNDTAGLAVSYAKVGSHARGADGDAGVFQTPGYPVRRAETLLEATYQYQMTPWWQLQADFQYAFRPGGGIPNPNEPGTRIGNEAIVGVRTTIAF, encoded by the coding sequence ATGAAGAAAACCGTTCATCACATGCTCGTCACATCCGGCGTCGCCTCCGGCCTGCCGCTGCTGCTGTCGCTCGGCGTCCCGCATGCCGCACTCGCGCAAGCCGCGTCAGCGAGCGCCGCCGCCTCCGCGTCCGAAAGCGCCGCGCAGGCATCGCCCGCTGCCGCCGCCACCTCCGCGGCGCTCGCCATCGACGGCGTGCAGACGCGATCCGCCGCGCCGGCCCCCGATGCCGCCGCCACGCCCGCTCCCACCGGCTTCTGGGAACGCTCGAACCTGTTCGGCGACATGGGCGGCCTGCGCAGCAAGCTCGGCGATCACGGGATCACGCTGAACCTGCAGGAAACGAGCGAATACCTGCGCAACCTGTCGGGCGGCACGAGCCGCGGCGGCGCATACGGCGGCCTCACGCAATTCGGCTTCAGCGTCGACACCGAAAAGGCCATCGGGCTGCCCGGCGGCACGTTCAACGTGTCGGGCCTGCAGATTCACGGCACGAGCCTCACGTCGCGCAACCTGCAACTGCTGCAGACGGCGAGCGGCATCGAGGCAGAGGGGACGACGCGCCTCTGGGAACTTTGGTATCAGCAGTCGTTCGCGAACGGCCGCGCCGACGTGAAGATCGGCCAGCAAAGCCTCGATCAGGAATTCATGGTGAGCCAGTACGCGAGCACGTTCATCAACGCGACGTTCGGCTGGCCCGTGCTGCCGGCCGTCGACATGCCGGCGGGCGGCCCCGCGTATCCGCTGTCGTCGCTCGGCGTGCGGCTGCGCGCGAAGCCCTCCGATGCGTGGACGGTGATGGCGGGCGTGTTCGACGGCAATCCGGCGGGCGGCGTCGGCGACGCGCAGCAGCTCAATCGCCACGGCACGAACTTCAACCTGCGCAACGGCGCGCTCTTCATCGGCGAGCTCCAGTACGCGCTGAACGCGCCGCCCGCCGACCCGAAGGCGCCGCAGCCGGCGGGCCTGCCGGGCATGTACAAGCTCGGCGTCTGGTACAACTCGGAGCGTTTCGCCGATCCGCGCTACGACACGAACGGCGTCGCGCTCGCCGATCCGGCAAGCAACGGCATCGCGGCGACGCATCGCGGCAACTACGGCTTCTACGCGGTCGCGGACCAGATGGTATGGCGCCCGGGCGCGGACAGCCCGCGCTCGCTGAACGTGTTCGCACGCGTGATGGGCGCACCCGGCGATCGCAACACGGTCGACTTCACGCTGAATGCCGGCGTCACGCTGAGGGCGCCGTTCGCCGGACGCGACAACGACACGGCGGGGCTCGCCGTCAGCTACGCGAAAGTCGGCTCGCACGCGCGCGGCGCCGACGGCGACGCCGGCGTGTTCCAGACGCCCGGCTATCCGGTGCGCCGCGCGGAAACGCTGCTCGAGGCGACCTACCAGTATCAGATGACGCCGTGGTGGCAATTGCAGGCGGACTTCCAGTACGCATTCCGGCCGGGCGGCGGCATCCCGAACCCGAACGAGCCGGGCACGCGAATCGGCAATGAAGCGATCGTCGGCGTACGCACGACGATCGCGTTCTGA
- a CDS encoding IS5 family transposase (programmed frameshift), whose protein sequence is MEISEAQFKQIEHCLPRQRGNVSLSNLQVLNAILYVAEHGCKWRGLPPRFGRWHTIYTRMNRWSRNGVLDRVFTELQRAQIIRVRIEAVSLDSTIVKVHPDGTGAFKKNGPQAIGKSRGGWTTKIHMVAADARTAITFALSPGQAGDAPQGRALLERLGPPNRPLHLLMDKAYEGNETRQLALDLGFIPVVPPLSTRVEPWEYDREMYKRRNEVERLFRRLKGFRRIFSRFDKLDLMFIAFINFALIIEALR, encoded by the exons ATGGAAATCTCCGAAGCCCAATTCAAGCAGATCGAACATTGCCTGCCGCGACAGCGTGGCAATGTGAGCCTGTCGAACCTGCAAGTGCTCAACGCGATCCTTTATGTGGCCGAGCACGGATGTAAATGGCGCGGCCTGCCACCACGTTTCGGCCGCTGGCACACGATCTACACGCGCATGAACCGTTGGTCTCGCAACGGTGTACTGGACCGAGTGTTCACGGAGTTGCAGCGCGCGCAGATCATTCGCGTTCGGATTGAAGCGGTATCGCTGGATAGCACGATCGTGAAGGTTCATCCTGACGGCACCGGTGCGT TTAAAAAAAATGGACCTCAAGCCATCGGCAAGTCTCGCGGAGGATGGACAACCAAGATTCATATGGTTGCCGCGGATGCTCGAACAGCCATAACGTTCGCACTGTCGCCCGGTCAAGCCGGCGATGCGCCGCAGGGACGTGCACTGCTCGAACGCCTGGGGCCGCCGAATCGGCCGCTGCACCTGCTGATGGACAAGGCGTACGAAGGTAACGAAACCCGACAACTCGCGCTCGATCTCGGCTTCATCCCGGTCGTCCCTCCGTTGAGTACGCGCGTCGAGCCTTGGGAATACGACCGGGAAATGTACAAGCGTCGTAACGAAGTCGAGCGGCTGTTCCGTCGATTGAAGGGTTTTCGTCGCATCTTCTCGCGCTTCGACAAACTCGACTTGATGTTCATTGCCTTTATCAACTTCGCCCTGATTATCGAAGCCCTTCGATAG